The proteins below are encoded in one region of Alistipes indistinctus YIT 12060:
- a CDS encoding putative oxidoreductase C-terminal domain-containing protein — protein MKTGKHLSRIADANRQGIRVCVKCRVYDSEPIDDFIVMKNRLLIPLLLAASVVGCRTPHLAASFTGADGEVRLICLDPGHFHAALVQKYPNPRIDSTVWVYAPAGDEVQGYLDLIETFNAREKDPTHWQEKTYIGADYLEKMLAEQRGNVVLLAGNNGRKIDYIERSVGAGLNVFADKPLVIDSAGFARLERVFSEAGGKGVLVYDIMTERYDLLNILQRELMRDSALFGTIVKGTPQQPAVEVTSIHSFYKEVAGKPLTRPAWYYDVTQQGEGIADVTTHLIDLAAWKCFPGEPVDYRNDVEVLSATHYPTPVTRSQYARSTGCAEFPAYLSGAVHDSILDVEANGTILYTLKGVHVAIDVQWKFENPPGSGDIARSVIRGTKATLSILQDTEQGYKPMLYAEPAPGVDAAVFERNLAAAVARLAQQYPGLTAVLEPVSATVSSKEAKTAGKAALRPVRVLAGQPSAARMRIVVPAGSDPGHEAHFASVFRCYTDYLVQGMPQWERDAILAKYYITTKAHAMAQQKR, from the coding sequence TTGAAAACAGGGAAGCACCTGAGCCGAATAGCCGATGCGAACCGGCAGGGAATCCGGGTTTGTGTGAAGTGCCGGGTATACGATTCCGAACCGATTGATGATTTTATAGTGATGAAAAACCGTCTGTTGATACCGTTACTTTTGGCCGCATCTGTCGTGGGATGCCGCACACCGCATCTGGCCGCCTCTTTCACGGGAGCCGACGGCGAGGTGCGCCTGATCTGTCTCGATCCGGGCCATTTCCATGCCGCTTTGGTGCAGAAATATCCGAATCCGCGTATCGACAGCACGGTCTGGGTGTATGCGCCTGCCGGCGATGAAGTGCAGGGTTATCTCGATCTGATCGAAACGTTCAACGCTCGGGAGAAAGATCCGACTCACTGGCAGGAGAAGACCTATATCGGGGCAGATTACCTTGAAAAGATGCTGGCCGAGCAGCGCGGTAACGTCGTTCTGTTGGCCGGTAACAACGGCCGCAAGATCGATTATATCGAACGATCGGTCGGGGCCGGACTGAATGTATTCGCAGATAAACCGCTGGTGATCGATAGCGCCGGATTTGCACGGCTCGAGCGGGTGTTCTCCGAAGCAGGCGGGAAAGGCGTGCTCGTTTACGATATTATGACCGAACGGTACGATTTGCTCAATATCCTGCAGCGGGAACTGATGCGGGACTCGGCGCTGTTCGGAACCATAGTGAAAGGGACGCCGCAGCAACCGGCCGTCGAGGTGACCAGTATACACTCTTTCTATAAGGAGGTGGCCGGCAAGCCGCTGACGCGTCCGGCCTGGTATTACGATGTCACGCAGCAGGGAGAGGGGATTGCCGATGTGACGACACATTTGATCGACCTGGCGGCATGGAAATGTTTTCCCGGGGAGCCGGTCGATTACCGCAACGATGTGGAGGTACTCTCCGCAACGCACTATCCCACACCGGTGACGCGGAGTCAATATGCCCGCTCGACGGGTTGTGCGGAGTTTCCCGCTTATTTGTCGGGTGCCGTACATGATTCGATACTCGATGTCGAAGCCAACGGTACGATTCTCTATACGCTCAAAGGCGTGCATGTGGCGATCGATGTACAATGGAAGTTCGAGAATCCGCCCGGCAGCGGGGATATTGCCCGTTCGGTGATCCGGGGAACCAAGGCGACGCTTTCGATTCTGCAGGACACGGAACAGGGTTACAAGCCCATGCTTTATGCCGAACCTGCTCCGGGCGTGGATGCTGCCGTGTTCGAACGAAACCTGGCCGCGGCGGTGGCGCGGCTCGCGCAGCAATACCCGGGATTGACGGCAGTACTCGAACCTGTATCCGCAACTGTGTCGAGTAAAGAGGCGAAAACGGCCGGGAAAGCGGCTTTGCGACCTGTCCGGGTCCTGGCAGGGCAACCTTCCGCAGCCCGGATGCGGATTGTCGTGCCTGCGGGAAGCGATCCGGGACATGAGGCCCATTTTGCCTCGGTATTCCGTTGTTATACCGA
- a CDS encoding Gfo/Idh/MocA family protein, translating to MKTKSLFLTLLALVVATGLTAKVKKIGMIGLDTSHSIAFVKSFNDKSGPHAGLGEYRVVAAYPHGSYTIPSSYERIPAYTDSVKKYGVEIVGSIDDLLKQVDYVLLETNDGNMHLEQAAQVMKAGKPMFIDKPIAGHLNEAIAIFELSKKYNVPLFSSSSLRYTAATQEIHNGKYGEVIGADSYGPDNSEPSHGDFTWYGIHAVEALYAVMGTGCKEVSCASVPGTEVATGIWEGDRIGTFRANVKAKYVFGGTVFTKEGAFQMGSEIPYEALLQRIIGFFDTGVVPVTPQETIEIFTFMEAASVSKARGGVPVMMSEVYEKASREAQEILKKY from the coding sequence ATGAAAACGAAGAGTTTGTTTTTGACGCTGTTGGCGCTGGTGGTAGCTACCGGCCTGACCGCAAAGGTCAAGAAAATCGGGATGATCGGTCTCGATACCTCGCACAGCATTGCTTTTGTCAAATCGTTCAATGATAAGTCGGGGCCCCACGCCGGACTGGGAGAATACCGGGTCGTAGCCGCCTACCCGCACGGATCGTACACGATTCCGTCGAGCTATGAACGGATTCCCGCTTACACCGACAGCGTAAAGAAATACGGCGTCGAGATCGTCGGTTCGATCGACGACTTGCTTAAGCAGGTGGATTATGTGCTGCTCGAGACCAACGACGGCAACATGCACCTCGAACAGGCGGCACAGGTGATGAAAGCCGGCAAGCCGATGTTTATCGACAAACCGATCGCCGGGCACCTGAATGAAGCTATCGCGATTTTCGAACTGTCTAAAAAATACAACGTACCGCTGTTCAGTTCCTCTTCGTTGCGTTATACGGCCGCTACGCAGGAGATTCATAACGGCAAGTACGGCGAAGTAATCGGTGCCGACAGCTATGGTCCCGATAATTCGGAACCTTCGCACGGTGACTTTACCTGGTACGGTATCCATGCGGTCGAAGCGCTTTATGCGGTGATGGGTACCGGTTGTAAAGAGGTTAGCTGCGCTTCCGTTCCGGGAACCGAAGTAGCTACCGGTATCTGGGAAGGCGACCGGATCGGTACGTTCCGGGCGAACGTGAAGGCCAAATATGTCTTCGGCGGCACGGTGTTTACCAAGGAAGGTGCGTTTCAGATGGGTTCTGAAATCCCTTATGAAGCGTTGTTGCAGCGGATTATCGGATTTTTCGATACGGGTGTCGTGCCGGTAACCCCGCAGGAGACGATCGAAATCTTCACCTTTATGGAAGCTGCTTCGGTGAGTAAGGCACGCGGTGGCGTGCCGGTGATGATGAGCGAGGTTTACGAGAAAGCCAGCCGCGAAGCACAGGAGATATTGAAGAAGTATTAG
- a CDS encoding glucosamine-6-phosphate deaminase, whose translation MDMFLKQDELAVEQYASRKAMGEAAAKEVAAKIAGLQREKESVNIIFAAAPSQNEFLEALIAAPGIDWRRVNGFHMDEYIGLAADAPQGFGNFLRGRLFGRLPFGQVFYLDGQAADPQAECARYSALLAEYPADIVCLGIGENGHIAFNDPHVARFDDPVRVKVVDLDDKCRRQQVHDGCFASLGQVPTHALTLTIPALTAAPGMYCIVPAQTKARAVHDTVYGEITTACPASILRTKTGAKLYLDPDSGALL comes from the coding sequence ATGGATATGTTTTTGAAACAGGATGAACTTGCCGTCGAGCAGTACGCTTCGCGCAAGGCTATGGGCGAGGCGGCAGCAAAAGAGGTGGCCGCGAAAATCGCCGGACTGCAACGGGAGAAAGAGTCGGTCAATATCATTTTTGCCGCCGCACCGTCGCAGAATGAGTTCCTCGAAGCGTTGATCGCTGCGCCGGGCATCGATTGGCGCCGTGTCAACGGGTTCCATATGGACGAATACATCGGGTTGGCAGCCGATGCACCGCAGGGATTCGGCAATTTCCTGCGTGGGCGGCTGTTTGGCCGTTTGCCGTTCGGGCAGGTTTTCTACCTCGACGGACAGGCGGCTGATCCCCAGGCGGAGTGTGCACGATATTCGGCGTTGTTGGCCGAATATCCGGCCGATATCGTCTGTCTGGGCATCGGCGAGAACGGGCATATCGCCTTTAACGACCCGCATGTGGCCCGGTTCGACGATCCGGTGCGCGTCAAAGTAGTCGACCTGGACGACAAGTGCCGCCGCCAGCAGGTGCACGACGGTTGTTTCGCTTCGTTGGGGCAGGTGCCTACGCACGCGTTGACACTGACGATTCCTGCACTGACTGCTGCGCCCGGTATGTATTGTATCGTTCCGGCGCAGACGAAGGCGCGCGCCGTGCACGATACGGTCTATGGCGAAATTACCACGGCCTGTCCGGCTTCGATTCTGCGAACGAAAACCGGTGCGAAGCTTTACCTCGATCCCGACAGCGGGGCTTTGCTGTAG
- the nagA gene encoding N-acetylglucosamine-6-phosphate deacetylase encodes MNKTIIINGRIVLPEGVLADGCVEFADGKITAVKEGPYNGQATGTIINAQGNYVSPGFIDIHTHGAGGHDFMDGTVEAYLGAAQMHARHGTTALLPTTLTSTNEELLNTFATYKEAKAQNRSGAAFLGLHLEGPYFSYNQRGAQDPKYLRNPRPEEYETILAASDDIVRWSVAPELDGALEFGRRLAERGILPSIGHTDAIYEQVEEAYRHAGYTHVTHLYSCMSTITRRNAYRYAGALEAAYMMDDMTVEIIADGVHLPASLLKYVCKFKGPDKIALVTDSMRGAGMPEGETILGSLKDGQRVIIEDGVAKLPDRSAFAGSVATADRLVRTIVSLAGVQLADAVKMMTLTPARIMKVDDCKGSLAVGKDADIVIFDEGINVKTTIIGGKCLTIH; translated from the coding sequence ATGAACAAAACGATCATTATAAACGGCCGGATCGTACTGCCTGAGGGTGTGCTTGCCGACGGTTGCGTCGAGTTTGCCGACGGAAAGATTACTGCGGTGAAGGAGGGGCCTTACAACGGCCAGGCGACCGGTACGATTATCAATGCGCAGGGCAATTATGTTTCGCCGGGCTTTATCGACATCCATACCCACGGAGCCGGCGGTCACGATTTTATGGACGGTACGGTCGAAGCGTACCTGGGGGCTGCGCAGATGCATGCCAGGCACGGGACGACGGCGCTGCTGCCGACGACGCTGACCAGCACCAACGAAGAGTTGTTGAATACTTTCGCCACGTACAAAGAGGCCAAAGCGCAGAACCGCAGCGGGGCCGCCTTTCTGGGGCTCCATCTCGAGGGCCCCTATTTCTCCTACAACCAGCGCGGTGCGCAGGATCCGAAATATCTGCGCAATCCCCGGCCGGAGGAGTACGAAACGATCCTTGCGGCATCGGACGATATCGTACGCTGGAGCGTTGCCCCCGAACTGGACGGTGCGCTGGAGTTCGGGCGGAGGCTTGCCGAGCGGGGTATCCTGCCTTCGATCGGGCATACCGATGCGATTTACGAACAGGTCGAAGAGGCTTATCGGCATGCCGGTTATACGCATGTCACGCATCTCTATTCGTGTATGTCCACCATTACGCGCCGCAATGCCTACCGTTATGCGGGAGCGTTGGAGGCGGCCTATATGATGGACGATATGACCGTCGAAATCATTGCCGACGGAGTGCACCTTCCCGCCAGCCTGCTGAAATACGTATGCAAGTTCAAGGGGCCCGATAAGATCGCTTTGGTGACCGATTCGATGCGCGGTGCCGGCATGCCCGAAGGCGAGACCATTCTCGGCAGCCTGAAGGATGGCCAGCGCGTAATCATCGAGGACGGGGTGGCCAAGCTCCCCGACCGGTCGGCATTTGCCGGCAGCGTGGCGACGGCCGACCGTTTGGTGCGGACGATCGTTTCACTGGCCGGGGTGCAGCTTGCGGATGCGGTGAAGATGATGACGCTGACGCCCGCACGGATTATGAAGGTCGACGATTGTAAAGGTTCGCTCGCCGTGGGCAAGGATGCCGATATCGTGATTTTCGACGAGGGAATCAATGTCAAAACCACTATTATCGGCGGTAAATGTCTGACGATTCATTAG
- a CDS encoding sugar MFS transporter translates to MSTGNLPAAAPARKTSVAAMAILGLMFFIFGFTSWVNSILVPYFKIGCELNHFQSYLIVFALYSAYLIMAIPSSAILKRVGFKRGIMYGFFCTALGALIFIPAAWWRSYPVFLAGSFVIGAGSAMLQAAANPYVTMIGPINTTVKRMAIMGICNKFAGLVAPLIFAAVVLKVTDSDLFVQLESATLDPAARSAMLDSLVHRVMVPYAIFAAFLIVIGVFIRFSMLPELNLEEKNKQEVAPGGEGKTSVFQFPYLILGVVAMFLHIGTQVVTIDTIISYAQTMGMDLLEAKTFPSYTLSLVILGNVLGVLLIPKIISQTRVFQICCTLGFLLSLGVVWGNTQVDFLGHHANISIWFLVGIGLANSLVYGGIWPLAIRGLGRFTKTGSSMLIMALFGNAVVPLIYGYIADTASLRIAYFWILLPGFAYLMFYAFCGYRITSWSGRKS, encoded by the coding sequence ATGTCAACCGGCAATCTTCCGGCGGCCGCTCCGGCGCGGAAAACCTCCGTCGCCGCGATGGCGATCCTCGGGCTGATGTTTTTCATCTTCGGGTTTACCTCGTGGGTGAACTCGATTCTCGTACCCTATTTCAAGATCGGCTGCGAACTGAACCATTTCCAGTCCTACCTGATTGTTTTCGCGCTTTACAGCGCTTACCTGATTATGGCGATTCCGTCGTCGGCAATTCTCAAGCGGGTAGGTTTCAAGCGCGGTATCATGTACGGCTTTTTCTGCACGGCGCTCGGCGCGCTGATTTTCATCCCTGCAGCGTGGTGGCGCTCCTATCCGGTGTTTCTGGCCGGGTCGTTCGTGATCGGCGCCGGTTCGGCGATGCTGCAGGCGGCCGCCAATCCTTATGTAACGATGATCGGCCCGATCAACACCACAGTGAAGCGCATGGCGATCATGGGCATATGCAACAAATTCGCCGGCCTGGTGGCGCCGCTGATTTTCGCGGCCGTGGTGCTCAAGGTGACCGACAGCGACCTGTTCGTGCAGTTGGAATCGGCTACGCTCGATCCTGCGGCCCGTTCGGCGATGCTCGACAGTTTGGTACACCGGGTGATGGTGCCCTATGCCATTTTTGCCGCTTTCCTGATCGTGATCGGGGTCTTCATCCGTTTTTCGATGCTGCCCGAACTGAACCTCGAAGAGAAGAACAAGCAGGAGGTGGCGCCGGGCGGCGAGGGTAAAACGTCTGTTTTCCAGTTTCCTTACCTGATCCTGGGCGTCGTGGCGATGTTCCTGCATATCGGTACGCAGGTGGTGACGATCGATACGATCATCAGTTATGCACAGACGATGGGAATGGACCTACTCGAGGCCAAAACCTTTCCCTCTTACACGTTGTCACTGGTGATTCTGGGGAATGTGCTGGGCGTGTTGTTAATACCGAAGATTATCTCGCAGACCCGTGTATTCCAGATCTGCTGTACGCTGGGCTTCCTGCTCTCGCTGGGCGTGGTATGGGGCAACACCCAGGTCGATTTCCTCGGCCACCACGCGAATATTTCGATCTGGTTTCTGGTCGGTATAGGGTTGGCTAACTCGCTTGTTTACGGTGGGATATGGCCGTTGGCGATCCGCGGGCTCGGCCGTTTCACGAAAACCGGTTCGTCGATGCTGATCATGGCGCTTTTCGGTAATGCCGTCGTGCCGCTGATCTACGGATATATCGCCGATACGGCATCGTTGCGCATCGCCTATTTCTGGATACTGCTGCCCGGTTTTGCGTATTTGATGTTCTATGCTTTCTGCGGCTACCGGATTACTTCGTGGAGCGGCCGCAAATCCTAA
- a CDS encoding Gfo/Idh/MocA family oxidoreductase, whose amino-acid sequence MSTRREFLKQALTGTAALSLGGLMPGLSNKSYGSVLGANDKIRVGAIGVNSRGMALATNFAMQPGCEVVHICDVDSRALAKCADAVEKIQNNKVRRDRDLRKMLESPEMDLVLIATPDHWHAPAALMAMQAGKDVYLEKPCSYAPHEGEMLIQGAAKYRRLLQMGNQRRSWPNVIKGIEEVKKGTIGRVYFGKAWYCSNRGPIGTGKEVDVPEWLDWDIWQGPATRVPFHDNYVHYNWHWFWHWGTGEALNNGTHMVDILRWGMEEDYPVSVNSVGGRFRYQDDWETPDTQVISMNFADGKSMTWEGRSCNGRTVEGAEVGAMFYGEKGSLLITGSNGYTIYDLKNNLVKEEMSGTTFDQNNLVNPTQSLDVYHIDNLCDAIRKSTPLNADIVSGHKSTLLVQLGNIAQRVGRTLNIDPLSGHIRGDKQAQKLWSREYEKGWEMKV is encoded by the coding sequence ATGAGTACGAGACGTGAATTTCTGAAACAGGCCCTTACCGGTACAGCGGCCCTCTCTTTGGGCGGCCTGATGCCCGGCCTCAGCAACAAGAGTTATGGAAGCGTATTGGGCGCTAACGACAAAATCCGCGTAGGCGCTATCGGTGTTAATTCGCGCGGTATGGCGCTGGCGACCAATTTCGCGATGCAGCCCGGCTGCGAAGTGGTGCATATTTGCGATGTCGATTCGCGGGCACTGGCCAAATGCGCCGATGCGGTCGAAAAAATCCAGAATAACAAGGTGCGGCGTGACCGGGATTTACGCAAAATGCTCGAATCTCCCGAGATGGACCTCGTGCTGATCGCTACTCCCGACCATTGGCATGCTCCGGCTGCGCTGATGGCCATGCAGGCGGGGAAGGATGTCTACCTCGAAAAACCGTGCAGTTATGCGCCGCACGAAGGAGAAATGCTGATCCAGGGAGCTGCGAAATACCGCCGCTTGCTCCAGATGGGAAACCAGCGCCGTTCGTGGCCGAATGTAATAAAAGGTATCGAAGAGGTCAAAAAGGGCACGATCGGCCGTGTCTATTTCGGCAAGGCGTGGTATTGCAGCAATCGCGGCCCGATCGGTACCGGCAAGGAGGTGGACGTGCCCGAATGGCTCGATTGGGACATTTGGCAGGGTCCGGCTACGCGGGTGCCGTTCCACGACAATTATGTACATTATAATTGGCACTGGTTCTGGCATTGGGGTACGGGCGAGGCGCTCAACAACGGGACGCACATGGTCGATATCCTGCGTTGGGGTATGGAAGAGGACTATCCTGTCTCGGTGAACTCCGTCGGCGGCCGTTTCCGTTACCAGGACGACTGGGAGACTCCCGACACGCAGGTGATCAGTATGAATTTCGCCGACGGCAAGTCGATGACCTGGGAGGGCCGCAGTTGCAACGGCCGTACGGTCGAGGGTGCCGAAGTGGGTGCGATGTTCTACGGCGAAAAAGGCAGTCTGCTGATTACCGGCAGCAATGGTTATACGATTTACGACCTGAAAAACAATTTGGTTAAGGAGGAGATGAGCGGTACGACGTTCGACCAGAACAATCTGGTTAATCCGACCCAGTCACTCGATGTTTATCACATTGACAACCTGTGCGATGCAATCCGTAAGAGTACGCCGCTCAATGCCGACATCGTGTCGGGGCACAAGAGCACACTGCTCGTGCAGTTGGGCAACATCGCCCAACGGGTCGGACGTACGCTGAATATCGATCCGCTCAGCGGTCATATCCGGGGCGACAAGCAGGCCCAGAAGCTTTGGAGCCGCGAGTACGAGAAGGGCTGGGAGATGAAAGTCTGA
- a CDS encoding energy transducer TonB produces the protein MKNLPLLLGTAALSLASFFAAVSAEPSVYRYSALKRDKTDYAAIAAGCPNKAIPSDYYTYLQATTYREQDLQRSGDALRLFPWENPIIFDPVASGTHLRPFIDSLYIKEPIPGDSTQYFSLESHFSCHTKPGSSSLTMQGVHLTPIRPANPKISGAVSDPIEGLGNARVQILYAFQDENGSELLLNTDSGLSYRSDLTGGERKEILQLQLETAPFRAIRFGYLEVNLLPPSGYDHVCITSDSVGKTVYLGAVPLQVLAFAPGVLHLQCPFLQQEQAMNAELTCIRGGMLLRSTHRSSQAIARSKYDWYRRHPGLKYQKFEKAKASWSLSSEGRDQSVLLFQTGCDAEQVHLSIRKPTSFEDILASRIFVFHAEPSGDYLFSLLRKSRDGVLRPLKEDPAETPPKYTGGNEAMFRQLAKNTTYPQKAAQEGIEGTVLVSAHIDTDGTLTTAEVYKSVHPLLDEEALRVVRLLKKWEPAYVSGVATKMNLLIPIVFKLR, from the coding sequence ATGAAAAACCTGCCACTCCTGCTGGGTACGGCGGCCTTGAGCCTCGCCTCGTTCTTTGCAGCCGTAAGCGCGGAACCGTCCGTTTATCGTTACAGTGCCCTGAAAAGAGACAAAACCGACTATGCCGCCATCGCAGCAGGTTGCCCCAACAAAGCGATTCCTTCCGATTACTACACGTACCTGCAAGCGACGACATACCGCGAACAAGATTTGCAACGCTCGGGCGACGCACTACGCCTGTTTCCGTGGGAAAACCCGATAATATTCGACCCGGTTGCCTCCGGCACACACCTCCGGCCGTTCATCGACAGCCTCTACATAAAAGAACCGATACCCGGAGACTCGACCCAATATTTCTCCCTCGAAAGTCATTTCTCGTGCCATACCAAGCCGGGCAGTTCATCGCTGACGATGCAGGGAGTACACCTCACTCCCATCCGCCCCGCCAATCCCAAAATATCGGGCGCCGTCAGTGATCCGATCGAAGGGCTGGGCAATGCACGAGTGCAGATACTTTATGCATTTCAGGATGAAAACGGCAGTGAACTGCTCCTGAATACCGACTCAGGTCTTAGCTACCGGAGCGACCTTACCGGCGGCGAACGGAAAGAAATCCTACAACTCCAACTCGAAACCGCCCCTTTCCGGGCAATCAGATTCGGCTATTTAGAGGTCAACCTGCTCCCTCCCTCCGGTTACGATCACGTTTGCATTACCTCCGATTCGGTTGGGAAAACGGTTTATCTGGGTGCTGTCCCGTTGCAGGTCCTGGCATTCGCTCCGGGGGTACTTCACCTGCAATGTCCTTTTCTTCAGCAAGAGCAAGCAATGAATGCCGAACTGACCTGCATCCGGGGCGGGATGTTACTCCGCAGCACCCATCGTTCCTCGCAGGCGATCGCCCGGAGTAAATACGACTGGTATCGCCGACATCCGGGACTGAAATATCAGAAATTCGAAAAGGCAAAAGCTTCCTGGTCGCTTTCGTCCGAAGGACGGGACCAATCGGTGTTGTTGTTCCAAACCGGTTGCGACGCCGAACAGGTACATCTATCGATCCGCAAACCGACATCGTTCGAAGATATTTTAGCGTCCCGAATATTCGTTTTCCATGCGGAGCCGTCCGGAGATTATTTGTTTTCACTCCTGCGCAAAAGCAGGGACGGCGTACTCCGGCCGCTCAAGGAAGATCCTGCTGAGACCCCACCCAAATATACCGGGGGCAATGAAGCGATGTTCCGCCAGCTCGCAAAAAATACGACCTATCCACAGAAGGCCGCTCAGGAGGGAATTGAAGGAACCGTGCTGGTTTCGGCCCATATCGACACCGACGGCACACTGACAACCGCCGAAGTCTACAAAAGCGTACATCCGCTACTCGACGAAGAGGCTCTACGGGTCGTGCGACTGCTCAAAAAGTGGGAACCGGCTTATGTTTCAGGGGTAGCTACCAAGATGAACCTCCTCATTCCCATTGTCTTCAAATTGCGATAA
- a CDS encoding 50S ribosomal protein L25/general stress protein Ctc — METIKIAGVKRADFGKKESKHIRKEGMIPCTIYGRGETVHFSVDAKAVKPLIYTPQSYLVEFDIEGQKEVGVMREVQYHPVKDNVLHIDFYHVVPGKPISIDVPVRLTGNSEGVKQGGKLILSKRKVRISATMENLPDEIVVDVTTLGLGKSIFVGDLQYDNITLLTPASTAVCAVKMTRAARGAAAAAAE, encoded by the coding sequence ATGGAAACAATCAAAATTGCCGGCGTGAAACGCGCTGATTTCGGCAAAAAAGAGAGCAAACACATCCGCAAAGAGGGGATGATTCCCTGCACGATCTACGGCCGTGGCGAAACGGTTCACTTCTCGGTGGACGCCAAAGCGGTAAAACCGCTGATCTATACGCCGCAGTCCTACCTGGTGGAGTTCGACATCGAAGGCCAGAAAGAGGTAGGCGTAATGCGCGAAGTGCAGTACCATCCCGTCAAAGATAACGTACTGCACATCGACTTCTACCACGTAGTTCCCGGCAAACCGATCTCGATCGACGTTCCGGTGCGCCTGACCGGCAACTCGGAAGGTGTAAAGCAGGGCGGTAAACTGATCCTCAGCAAGCGTAAAGTACGCATCAGCGCCACGATGGAGAACCTTCCCGACGAGATCGTCGTTGACGTAACGACCCTCGGCCTGGGCAAGAGCATCTTCGTAGGAGACCTCCAGTATGACAACATCACGTTGCTGACACCAGCCTCTACCGCTGTTTGCGCAGTCAAGATGACCCGTGCCGCAAGGGGTGCCGCCGCTGCCGCCGCCGAATAA
- the pth gene encoding aminoacyl-tRNA hydrolase, with translation MKYLIVGLGNIGAEYAATRHNIGFKVLDALAEASNTVFSSQRYGSVAELKHKGRTFILLKPSTYMNLSGKAVSYWMQAEKIPLENVFVIVDDIALPFGTIRIRAKGSDGGHNGLKNIAELLGTNAYARLRFGIGGDFPKGMQIDYVLGEWTKEEATALPERTKVAAEAIKAFGTIGLERTMNQFNNS, from the coding sequence ATGAAATATCTGATTGTTGGACTGGGAAATATCGGAGCCGAATACGCTGCGACCCGTCACAATATAGGTTTCAAGGTATTGGACGCTTTAGCAGAAGCGTCCAATACTGTTTTTAGCTCCCAGCGCTACGGCTCGGTAGCGGAACTGAAACACAAAGGACGGACATTCATCCTGCTCAAGCCGTCGACCTACATGAACCTGAGCGGGAAAGCCGTCAGTTACTGGATGCAGGCCGAGAAAATTCCGTTGGAAAACGTTTTCGTCATCGTCGACGACATCGCGCTGCCGTTCGGTACGATCCGCATCCGGGCCAAAGGAAGCGACGGGGGACATAACGGGCTTAAAAATATAGCCGAACTGCTCGGCACGAATGCATATGCCCGGCTGCGGTTCGGCATCGGGGGCGATTTTCCGAAAGGAATGCAGATCGACTACGTACTGGGCGAATGGACAAAAGAGGAGGCCACAGCACTGCCCGAGCGCACCAAAGTGGCTGCCGAGGCGATCAAAGCATTCGGCACGATCGGGCTTGAACGAACTATGAATCAGTTCAATAATAGCTGA
- a CDS encoding RNA-binding S4 domain-containing protein produces the protein MDDSVRIDKWLWAVRIFKTRSDAAEACRTNRVTLNGSYTKPSREIKPGDTVTVRKTLVTYSFRVLALVSSRQGAKNVPEYMEDITPPEELNKLNVPRETIFVQRDRGMGRPTKRERREIDALMGDLSYSDEEE, from the coding sequence ATGGACGATTCGGTCAGGATAGACAAATGGCTTTGGGCCGTGCGCATCTTTAAGACGCGCAGCGACGCGGCCGAGGCCTGCCGTACCAACCGCGTGACGCTGAACGGCAGCTACACCAAGCCTTCGCGCGAGATCAAGCCCGGAGACACCGTGACCGTCCGCAAAACACTCGTCACCTACTCGTTTCGCGTCCTTGCCCTCGTATCGAGCCGCCAAGGCGCCAAAAACGTCCCGGAATACATGGAGGACATCACGCCTCCGGAAGAGCTAAATAAACTGAACGTGCCGCGTGAAACCATCTTCGTCCAGCGCGACCGTGGTATGGGGCGTCCCACCAAACGTGAACGGCGGGAGATCGATGCGCTGATGGGCGATCTCTCCTATTCGGACGAAGAGGAGTAA